TCGCTCGAAGTATCCGCGATAAGAGACACAACCTGCCACGGGAAAACACCACTGAACAGGTTCCAGGGAGAATTCGGGGGCGGCGACCACGTTCCAGACCACATAGGGACGGCCGAGGTCGCCGTAGGAGCGGTAGCTGCCATTGTCCGGCAGTCCAAGCTCGCTGCTCGCGAAGTCACGGATAGCCAGCACTGTCTGAAGCTGCCCCTTGAGGGCAGTCGGGGTTTCCGGGTCCTGGAGAAGTTCCGGAATCGGCGTACACTTGTTCATGACCCCGAAATGACCGGTGGCGCACTGGACGTAATAACCCAGATCTGCGCAGGAACTGAGCAGCATGCAGCCGCCGAGAAGTAAGAACAGCAGGGCATACCTGAAGCTCCTGCCTTTTCTAGAATCCTTTTTCCCAGTCATTCGGTCATTCATGCAATCATCCTCATCCTATTTTTCCGGCCCAATGATTTCCGCCGGTGGTCATAAAGCTGTTCCCAGCATATCCTCACGGGCATAGTGTGTCAATTACCTGTTTTTGCGTATAAAAAAGCCGCCGAAATGATCACTCGGCGGCCGTTTCCATAACTGGGACTTAAATATTCAGAATCATTCAGCACGAATCACTCGGATCTGCTCTCGGAGGCCCACATAATCTGATAAAGACGAATTTAAAAGCAGTGTGAACCTACTTATTAACAAATCTAAACAAGTTCAGATTGAATTATAACCTGCATGAACGCCTCGGGCCCTTATTTGCGTTCTCCCTGAATCCCGATCCTGACCGTCTCCAAGGGAACACCCTTACCACTGGCGGCCACAGCCTGGCGAGCAATGGCGATGAGCCCGGAACAACAGGGAACCTCCATGTGCATGACGGTGAGGCTTTTAATATCGTTATTTTCGAGGATGGCCGTGAGTTTGTTCAGGTAGGCCTGGCCGTCGTCGAGTTTGGGGCAGCCGATGAGCAGAGCCTTGTCCCGGAGAAAATCGTGGTGAAAATCGGCATAGGCGAAGGGGACGCAGTCGGCCGCCAGAAGAAGATCGGCATCCTTGAGAAAGGGGGCGCTCGGCGGTACCAGGTGGATCTGCACCGGCCACTGGCGAAGTTGCGACTGACGGTTGCCGATCTCTTCTTTAGCCGGTGAGGATTCCTCTTTCCCGAAGGTCATCAGGCGAGCCGAAGGACAGCCTCCATGGTGGGAGGAATGAGCCGCCGGGGACGGCTTTTCCAGCTTCGCTGAAAGGTGTTCCTCCACCGCCTCTTCATCGAATTCATCGGCTTCCCGCTGCTCGATGGTAATGGCATCCAGGGGACAGTCTCCGAGGCAGGCGCCCAGGCCATCGCACAGGTTGTCGGCGATCAGCCGTGCCTTGCCGTCGACGATCCGGATCGCGCCTTCGGCACAGGCCGGAACGCAGAGGCCGCAGCCGTTACATTTTTCCTCATCTATTTTTACGATCTCTCTTTTCATCGGACTCTCCCCTGCAATCAAGTTCTGAACGGCAAGCCGCCGCCTATGTAAGAACTAATGTCCAAATATCGATCTTCATTATAATACCACAGGGGCCGGATTGCGGTCCAAAGCGCCCAAATGGGCCGCCCCTATTCATCCTCTTCGAGTTCTCGGCGCCGGCGGTAGGCGCGAAGGGGGCAGAAAGCGGTGAGGACGGTCGCCAACCAGGCAGATGCGAGAAAAGCGCAGAAAACAGTCAACAGCATCGTAGCCTCCTTTTGCGGAAAGAGGTTAAAAGAAGTAATGCCAGAGCAGATCGATTCTCCCACACCGAAGAAGGTGCCTGCCGGAAAAACGCATGACTTCCCGCACCCGCTCCCGGTGCCCGGGGCGGTAGCAATGAACAGGGCAATGCTTGCAGACCGGTTTCGGATTGAGGGGACAGCGCAACCGCCGGGACAAGGCGTAGGAAAGAAACCCACCACAGTCAGCACAAAGCCGGTACCGCTCCAGGCCAAGTCCCTGAAGTCCGGGCTCGTCCGGTTCGAAGTGGTCCCGCGAGCCTTGATCCGCATGATGGGCTCCGCAATACACAGAGGTGAAAAGGGCAAGCACCTTGAGATCCTTGCGTTCCCTGCGGGTCAGTGCGGAATTCCGATCGGCGTCAGCGTTCATGGTGATCAGTATAAGGGGGAAAAGACAGGGAGGGCCTTGACGGAAGTCAAGCTTCAATCAGATTTGTGTGTATTTAAATATATGCCTGGAATTTGATGCACTCGTAAAAACTCAGAGGATGGCTAAGCGCCATCATCATTCCTTGCACTTGAGCGAGAGGTCCTCAAGCCGGTCGTAATCGAGAATTTCGATCGTCTTGCCGTTCACGCGGACCACATCATCATCGGAGAGTTTTCGCAGGGTACGGGAAAGAGTCTCACTCACGGTCCCGAGGTTGGAAGCGAGCTGGCTCTTGGAGATGGGAAGTTCGACACGCGTCGCCTCGTCACCGGCCAGATCGAGCAAATAGCGGGCCAGGCGAGCCGGGACGTCCTTGAAGGTGAGTTCCTCGATCTGGGTGGCGAACTGCCGCAGAAAGCGCGAGAGCCCGCCGATCATGTTGATGGCGATCTGAGAATGGTCCCGGAGCAGGGCCAGGAATTCCCTTTTGGGAAAGAAGAGGAGTTGAGATTTTTCAAGAGGTTCAGCATAAGCCGGATAGAGGCCGTCGCCGAAGATGGCCGCCTCGGCGAAAGTGCCGCCGGGATGCACGATATGGAGGATGCGTTCTTTCCCCTCTGGGGAAAGTTTATAGATCTTCACCTTTCCCGAGGCGACGACGAAAAATCCCTGGGCCTTTTCCCCTTCGGAGAAGAGTACTTCACCTTTGGCATACTCCCGGTGCTTGCATACCTCGGTCAGGTGGCTCACGTCGGTTTCAGTGGCCCCAGAGAAAAGGGGGCATCTTTTAATGACGGCGTTGGTATTCATTCCGCGGAGTCTAGCAGAATTCAGTGAATCTGACAATATCGAACTGGTTCTAAACGACCGATATTCTTTCTCTTGCCTCCCGGCCCCCGACTGAGTGGAGCGCCTTGACGACAGGGGAGAGACTGCTAGCATGGTCTTAATAAAAGTAGCAGGAAGGCGCACAAAGAGATTAAGGAGGAAAGATGGAACAAGATGTCCGGATCGACCTCGATGGTGTCACTCTCGATGGGATTCTCGGGATATCGGCAGAGGGGAAGGGAGTGGTCATCTTCGCCCACGGGAGCGGCTCCAGCCGCCTGAGTCCCCGCAACACCTTCGTCGCCCGTTTTCTGCAGCAGGCCGGGCTCGGGACTTTGCTCTTCGACCTGCTGACCCGGGAAGAGGACGCCGATTCCGAAAGGCGTTTCGACATCGAACTGCTGGCGCGGCGTCTGCTGACGGTCACCCGCTGGCTGAGGGCCCGGCCGGAGGGGAGGGAAAGGAAGCTCGGCTATTTCGGCTCGAGCACCGGCGCGGCAGCGGCGCTGCTGGCAGCGGCGGAGATGAGCGGCGCCATCGATGCCGTGGTTTCCCGCGGAGGCCGACCCGACTTGGCCACCCCCTTTCTGCCCCAGGTAGCGGCCCCTACCCTGCTGATCGTCGGGGAGCGCGACTCCGCCGTCCTGCGCCTCAACCGACAGGCGCTGGAGTTCCTGACCGCTGAAAAAGAGCTGACTTTGATCCCTGGCGCGACTCACCTTTTCGAGGAGCCCGGAGCGCTGGACAGGGTGGCGGAGATAGCCAGGAACTGGTTCGTGAAACACCTATCGGAATGAGAGGAATGGCTCTTAGTGCTCCATTTGTATTGGGGTATACGAGGAGAGAAGGGAAAAGGGCGAAAAGAAGGGCCCGCTTCAACGGGCCCCCTTTGCACCTCAGAGCAGAAATTCCTTATTCGACTGGAAACCGGGCGGACTGCCAGCCGCTGAAGCCTTCGCGGAGCCACATGACATCCCGGTACCCCGTTCTAATCGCGAGTACGGCCGCCTTGTACGACTTCCATCCAGTCGGTCCGTTGCAGTAGAAGATCACGGTTTGCCCCTTATTTGGCGGGAGTTGCGCCAGGTCGAACTGATCGGCGGAAGAGTTGAAATCCGGGTCGCACTCACTGTTTTCCTGGTACGGAAGAGCTCTGGCTCCACGGATATGCGCCTCCCCGAAATCGTCCATGGAACGCACGTCGTAGAATTCAGCCTCCTTGTTGCTGAAAAAACTCTTTGCCGTGTCGGTGGAGATAACCTTTCCCCCTCTGATGAATGTCGGGGTCGCTGTTTGCTCCTTCTCCTCGGCTCCTACGCTCAGGGTAGAGAGAAGGAACAGAGCCGGGAAAAAAAGAATAGAACCGGAGAGAAACTTTGGAATAGACATACGGCACCTCCCATTCAGGTTTCTAACACCGTTCTATTCTCTCCCAAAAACAATAAAATGCAAAAAGAAATTCATCGAAATAATATTAGAATTAGGCGGTATTTGGTCATTTTTTCTCATTTTCATAATTCTGGACCTGTTTGATTATTTTTTCCCACACAGGAGACGCGCCGAGGCCTGCCGCCAGTGCGAGGAGGCCTGCATGGAGGCGATGGAGAAATTCCCGTCATTGGCCGGAATGGCTTAAGATTTTTCTCCGGGAAGCTTGAAAGGCGAGACAACAGCTGAGGACGGAGTCGGTCCGGCCGGCATAGTCCGTCCACGCCCGACTCACGCGTTTGCATCCTCCTCCCGAACTGGAGGTTTTTTCATGGCGGCACTGGCGGCCATGCCGATGAGGAGGATGGCCAGCGTGCCGATGACGGGGATAAGGTAAGCGTGAACCAGGCTCTCCCAGCCCGGAACCAGCTTCGGAAGAGAGAGCCAGAGGATCAGGGCGACGCCGATCATAACGCCGCTGATGGCGGCCGGATTGTTTGCCCTTTTGCTGACCATGCCGAGAAGGAAGAGTCCCGTCATTCCCCCGCCGAAAATACCGGAGAGGGTCCACCAGATGTTGAGAGCGCCCTGGGTTAATCTGACCAGGAGCAGGGCCAGACCGGTTCCAAGAACCCCCCAGACGATGGTGCCGGCATAAAGCACCAGCATCGATTGTTTTTCTGTGGCCTGCCGATTGACGAACCGGCGGTAGTAGTCGCTCATGATCAGCGTCGCAGAAGAGTTGAGGCTGGTTGAGACGGTACTCATGGCGGCAGCGAAGACCGCGGCGATCAGCAGCCCCGTCAACCCCGGCGGCAGGTGAGCCGCGATAAAGTGGGGAAAGACCCGGTCGCCGATGTCGGTCAACGCCAACCCCCGCGCCGTCGCCTCCTGCAATCGAGAAAAATCTGGATCTCCCGGAGATGCTCCCTGCTGCAGCAGCTTCTGACGGGCCACGATACCTTTCACCTGTTCCAGATCACTCAAGTTCCCCGACATCGACGAGGACTCCTCGGCGGCAATATGCGCCTCCTTCCCCATTCCCGGACGGGCGTCGTAATACACGAACAGCGTCGTCCCGATAAAGAAGAAAAGCGCGCTGACCGGCACATAGAGCAGCGCACCCAGCCAGAGCGCGCTCCTGGCCTCCTTGTCCGAACCGGAGGAGATATAGCGCTGTATGTAGCTTTGATCGATGCCGAAGTTCTGCAGGTTGATGGTCAGGCCGTAGACCAGCACGACCCAGAAAGTGGCTTCCGTCATCGACAAACCAAAGCTTCCCAGGGAAAACTTGTCATATTCGGCGGCCACGGAAAAGAGATCGCCGGCGCCGCCCGGCAGTTGAAGAAGCATCACGACCAGGCACACCACCGCACCGGTCATCAAAACAATCGCCTGGATGGCGTCGGCCCAGATGACTGCGACGATCCCGCCGACGAAGGCGTAAACGGTGACGCACACCCCGGTTACGATCAGAATCGTATAGATGTTCCACCCGAAAATGACCTGCATCGGCAGCGCCATCAGGTAAAGGACCACGGCGATGCGGGCAACCTGGGTAAGAAGATAGAAGATGCTTGCATAGATGCGCGCCCAGACGCCGAAGCGACGTTCCAGCAGGGCGTAGGCCGAAATTTCTCCGCTCCTTCGGTAGTAAGGCAGAAAGTATTTGACCGCGAACACCGCCACAACCGGAATGGAGAGGGAAAAGACGAAGGGATTCCAGTTGCCCGCGAAGGATGCTCCCGGGAGTGCCAGGTAACTGATGCTGCTCAAGTAGGTGGCGAAGATCGAGAGACCGCAAACCCATCCCGGCAGAGATCGGTTGCCGGCGGTGAAGCCTTCCGACGACCGGGTCTTTCGGTAGAAATAGAAACCGATACCCATGGTTCCTGCAAAATAGAGAATCAATACGATCCAGTCAGCGGCGTAGAAATGTGGCGTCATGTTTAATGCCTTCGCAAAATTAATGCCTTCGCAAAAACCCAGAGGAGGGCAAAGCAAATTTCGTCTTGTTTGATTTCTTCAAGAATTCGGGATTTTCAGGTAAGTTTGGACATCAGGCCGCAGGGGCAGTTTTCAATGAGGGAACGCAGTTCCGCCATGCGAATGGGTTTGGTCATGAAACCGTCCATGCCGGCTGCCATGCACTCTTCCCGGTCTTCTCTGCGGGCGTGGGCAGTCAGGGCGATAATGCACGTCTTTGATTCCTGCGCCCCTTCCAGCTCTCGAATCCGCCTGGTTGCCTCGATTCCATCCATTTCAGGCATCTGCATATCCATGAGGATGAGATCGACTCCGCCCGCTCGCCAGCAGTCCACCGCCTGCCGGCCGTTTTCGGCAATGGCTACGTCCACAGCAAGACGATCCAGCATCAGCTTCACCAGGTCTCTAACCATGGCGTCGTCTTCTGCCAGAAGAACCCGCAGCGGCCGATGAACCGCTTCCGACGGTGGCGCCCGATGAGGCTCCACAGGCGCCGGTTTCAGGGGGAGAGTGAAGGAGAAGGTGCTCCCCCTCCCTTCCGTGCTCGCAGCCCGAATAGCTCCACCCATAAGCGCCACCAATTCCCGGCAGATGGCCAGCCCCAGACCGGTCCCGCCAAAACGGCGTGTGCGGGAGCTGTCCACCTGAGTAAAAGGTTCGAAGATCAGGTTCATTTTTTCCGCGGGGATGCCGATGCCGGTGTCGCGCACAGAGATGGTCAGCCCTTCTTTGCCCATATCGACCCTCACCTCTATTTCCCCCCGTTCAGTAAATTTCACTGCGTTTCCGACCATGTTCACCAGAATCTGTTCTATACGCTGGGCATCTCCGATGATCTGCGGGGGAGTTTCAGGGGCAACATCACAGGTCAGCCGAACGCCTTTTTCCATAGCCTGGCGGGTGAAGATCTCCGTCGCTTGGCGAAGACATCGCCGCAGATCGAAAGAATTCTCCTCGATTTTGAGCTTTTTCGCCTCGATTCTGGAGATATCCAGCAAGTCTTCGATGATCGCAAGAAGGCGGTGCGAAGAACGATCCGCCATCTCCAGGAACTCGCGGGGACCGGGGCCGGGAGCCGATAGAAGCAGGTGCTGCACGGCACCCATGATGACCGTCATCGGGGTGCGCAGTTCATGGCTCATATTGGCGATGAATTCGTTCTTGGCGCAGTTTGCAGCTTCGGCGGCCTCCTTGGCCCTGCGCAGGGCCTTCTCGGCGCGCTTTCGTTCGGTGATATCCATGACCGTGCCCGTAAAGCGCACAGCGTGCCGGCTCGCCCCATCCCCGGCAAAGAACGCCTGTCCCCGGGCGTAAACCCAGTGCACCGCGCCATCCGGCCAGACGGTGCGGTATTCCGTCTTGTAACGACCGTCGGAAGAAGGTTTCATTGCCGACTGGGCCGCCCTGCGGACCCTCTTGCGGTCTTCGGGATGAATGACCTCCAGGACCTTCACGGCACTGAGCGACTCCGCCTTCGTGATCCCTAAAAGACGACGGCAGCGTTCATCGCCGCTGTAAACATTGGCCTTCAGGTCAAAATCCCAGGTGCCCAGTTCGGCCGCTTCCAGTGCCAAGCGGTAGGCATCGGCTACCTCTCCCAGGCTTTTTTCGGCCATCCGGTGCGCCGTCAGGTCCTGGTTGATGCCTATAAAGCGCACGGGCTGTCGATCTTCCCCTCTCCCGGAGTAGAAGACCGTGCCCTTGCATAAAACC
This is a stretch of genomic DNA from Desulfuromonas sp. TF. It encodes these proteins:
- a CDS encoding ATP-binding protein — its product is MKREIVKIDEEKCNGCGLCVPACAEGAIRIVDGKARLIADNLCDGLGACLGDCPLDAITIEQREADEFDEEAVEEHLSAKLEKPSPAAHSSHHGGCPSARLMTFGKEESSPAKEEIGNRQSQLRQWPVQIHLVPPSAPFLKDADLLLAADCVPFAYADFHHDFLRDKALLIGCPKLDDGQAYLNKLTAILENNDIKSLTVMHMEVPCCSGLIAIARQAVAASGKGVPLETVRIGIQGERK
- a CDS encoding nitrous oxide-stimulated promoter family protein — translated: MNADADRNSALTRRERKDLKVLALFTSVYCGAHHADQGSRDHFEPDEPGLQGLGLERYRLCADCGGFLSYALSRRLRCPLNPKPVCKHCPVHCYRPGHRERVREVMRFSGRHLLRCGRIDLLWHYFF
- a CDS encoding Crp/Fnr family transcriptional regulator, which produces MSHLTEVCKHREYAKGEVLFSEGEKAQGFFVVASGKVKIYKLSPEGKERILHIVHPGGTFAEAAIFGDGLYPAYAEPLEKSQLLFFPKREFLALLRDHSQIAINMIGGLSRFLRQFATQIEELTFKDVPARLARYLLDLAGDEATRVELPISKSQLASNLGTVSETLSRTLRKLSDDDVVRVNGKTIEILDYDRLEDLSLKCKE
- a CDS encoding dienelactone hydrolase family protein; amino-acid sequence: MEQDVRIDLDGVTLDGILGISAEGKGVVIFAHGSGSSRLSPRNTFVARFLQQAGLGTLLFDLLTREEDADSERRFDIELLARRLLTVTRWLRARPEGRERKLGYFGSSTGAAAALLAAAEMSGAIDAVVSRGGRPDLATPFLPQVAAPTLLIVGERDSAVLRLNRQALEFLTAEKELTLIPGATHLFEEPGALDRVAEIARNWFVKHLSE
- a CDS encoding rhodanese-like domain-containing protein, with amino-acid sequence MSIPKFLSGSILFFPALFLLSTLSVGAEEKEQTATPTFIRGGKVISTDTAKSFFSNKEAEFYDVRSMDDFGEAHIRGARALPYQENSECDPDFNSSADQFDLAQLPPNKGQTVIFYCNGPTGWKSYKAAVLAIRTGYRDVMWLREGFSGWQSARFPVE
- a CDS encoding sodium:solute symporter — translated: MTPHFYAADWIVLILYFAGTMGIGFYFYRKTRSSEGFTAGNRSLPGWVCGLSIFATYLSSISYLALPGASFAGNWNPFVFSLSIPVVAVFAVKYFLPYYRRSGEISAYALLERRFGVWARIYASIFYLLTQVARIAVVLYLMALPMQVIFGWNIYTILIVTGVCVTVYAFVGGIVAVIWADAIQAIVLMTGAVVCLVVMLLQLPGGAGDLFSVAAEYDKFSLGSFGLSMTEATFWVVLVYGLTINLQNFGIDQSYIQRYISSGSDKEARSALWLGALLYVPVSALFFFIGTTLFVYYDARPGMGKEAHIAAEESSSMSGNLSDLEQVKGIVARQKLLQQGASPGDPDFSRLQEATARGLALTDIGDRVFPHFIAAHLPPGLTGLLIAAVFAAAMSTVSTSLNSSATLIMSDYYRRFVNRQATEKQSMLVLYAGTIVWGVLGTGLALLLVRLTQGALNIWWTLSGIFGGGMTGLFLLGMVSKRANNPAAISGVMIGVALILWLSLPKLVPGWESLVHAYLIPVIGTLAILLIGMAASAAMKKPPVREEDANA
- a CDS encoding PAS domain-containing protein, giving the protein MQEKVWNLEKELAAARLAVPGCNGNAATDNFREVEERLHLAMESARIGTWDYDLISGEVIWDRRSREIFGIPADVFVTYPLVFSCIHPQDRAEVEKAIKEALDPASGGRYEREFRVLWPDGSIHWVLCKGTVFYSGRGEDRQPVRFIGINQDLTAHRMAEKSLGEVADAYRLALEAAELGTWDFDLKANVYSGDERCRRLLGITKAESLSAVKVLEVIHPEDRKRVRRAAQSAMKPSSDGRYKTEYRTVWPDGAVHWVYARGQAFFAGDGASRHAVRFTGTVMDITERKRAEKALRRAKEAAEAANCAKNEFIANMSHELRTPMTVIMGAVQHLLLSAPGPGPREFLEMADRSSHRLLAIIEDLLDISRIEAKKLKIEENSFDLRRCLRQATEIFTRQAMEKGVRLTCDVAPETPPQIIGDAQRIEQILVNMVGNAVKFTERGEIEVRVDMGKEGLTISVRDTGIGIPAEKMNLIFEPFTQVDSSRTRRFGGTGLGLAICRELVALMGGAIRAASTEGRGSTFSFTLPLKPAPVEPHRAPPSEAVHRPLRVLLAEDDAMVRDLVKLMLDRLAVDVAIAENGRQAVDCWRAGGVDLILMDMQMPEMDGIEATRRIRELEGAQESKTCIIALTAHARREDREECMAAGMDGFMTKPIRMAELRSLIENCPCGLMSKLT